The following are from one region of the Prochlorococcus marinus str. SB genome:
- a CDS encoding sirohydrochlorin chelatase has translation MELQASYYYFSLHDIVLYYYGISNNLNLDNLDLKLNNQVAILICGHGSRNKLAITEFQELTNFIQKRYPNFLVEYGFLEFAKPSIVDALDKLKDLSIKKVIAIPAMLFAAGHVKNDIPSLLMNYSSKTGIEIIYGRELGINNLMISAACERVKDVFKQNNNLKPEESLLVVVGRGSSDPDANSNVSKITRMIVEGIGLGWGETVFSGVTFPLVEPGLKNVVRLGYKNIIVFPYFLFSGVLVTRIKRQSDLVAINNPNISFIHAKYLSSQSYVVDTFVERIEEILNNEGNNFMNCSTCKYRSNLFGFEKEVGMVQESHHDHVEGLGISCDLCDPECNGACEMQNQIPTHNQEKSDTGGGNYLEHEHVEAHQHEHNHHHHHHSIYPNSKHPLGPVTLRLPNKD, from the coding sequence TTGGAACTTCAAGCAAGTTATTATTATTTTTCACTACATGATATTGTTCTTTACTATTATGGTATAAGTAATAATTTGAATTTGGATAATTTAGATTTGAAGTTAAATAATCAAGTCGCGATACTTATCTGTGGACATGGGAGTAGAAATAAACTAGCCATTACTGAATTTCAAGAATTAACTAATTTCATCCAAAAAAGATATCCAAACTTTTTAGTTGAATATGGTTTCTTGGAATTTGCTAAACCTTCGATTGTTGATGCTTTAGATAAGTTAAAAGATCTTTCTATAAAAAAAGTAATTGCAATACCTGCAATGCTTTTTGCTGCTGGCCATGTAAAAAATGATATACCTAGCCTGCTTATGAATTATTCAAGTAAAACAGGAATTGAAATAATTTATGGAAGAGAATTAGGTATTAATAATTTAATGATTAGTGCAGCTTGTGAAAGAGTAAAAGATGTATTTAAACAAAATAATAATCTCAAACCTGAAGAATCATTATTAGTTGTTGTGGGAAGAGGCTCTTCTGATCCAGATGCGAATTCCAATGTTTCAAAAATTACGAGAATGATCGTAGAGGGTATTGGTTTAGGGTGGGGGGAAACAGTTTTTTCTGGAGTAACTTTCCCCCTTGTTGAACCTGGCTTGAAAAATGTTGTGAGACTTGGTTATAAAAATATAATTGTTTTCCCTTATTTCCTTTTTTCAGGTGTCCTTGTTACAAGAATAAAAAGGCAAAGTGATTTAGTTGCGATTAATAATCCAAATATTTCATTTATACATGCAAAATATCTTTCGTCACAGTCTTATGTGGTCGACACTTTTGTAGAAAGGATTGAAGAGATTCTTAATAACGAAGGTAATAATTTTATGAATTGCTCAACTTGTAAATATAGATCAAATTTATTTGGCTTTGAAAAAGAAGTTGGAATGGTCCAAGAAAGTCATCATGACCATGTAGAGGGCTTGGGTATCAGCTGTGATTTATGTGATCCTGAATGTAATGGTGCTTGTGAAATGCAAAATCAAATCCCAACTCATAATCAAGAAAAATCAGACACAGGAGGGGGTAATTACTTAGAACATGAACATGTAGAGGCCCATCAACATGAACATAATCACCATCACCATCACCATAGTATTTATCCAAATTCAAAACACCCTTTAGGACCTGTCACGCTTCGCTTGCCTAATAAAGACTAA
- a CDS encoding pentapeptide repeat-containing protein yields MRFIILTFLIVVLTLPSRSFAALDYGKQSLVGADFSGSDLKGATFYLTDLQDANLSGCELQNATLYGAKLKDTNLSNSNLREVTLDSAVLDGTDLSNTNLEDSFAYSTQFENVKIQGADFTNVFLPKDIIRKFCESATGTNPITNRETRETLECD; encoded by the coding sequence ATGAGATTTATAATTTTAACTTTTTTAATAGTTGTTTTAACCCTCCCTTCTAGAAGCTTCGCAGCTTTGGATTATGGTAAACAATCTTTGGTAGGGGCTGATTTTTCTGGATCTGATTTAAAAGGAGCAACTTTCTATTTAACTGATTTACAAGACGCAAATTTGTCAGGTTGTGAGCTCCAAAATGCGACTCTTTATGGAGCAAAATTGAAAGATACTAATTTAAGTAACTCCAACTTAAGAGAAGTAACTTTAGACTCGGCTGTTTTAGATGGAACAGATTTATCAAATACTAACTTGGAGGATTCTTTTGCTTATAGTACCCAGTTTGAAAATGTAAAAATACAAGGCGCAGATTTCACAAATGTTTTTTTGCCAAAAGATATTATTAGGAAATTTTGTGAAAGTGCTACTGGAACTAATCCAATTACAAATAGAGAAACCAGAGAAACTTTAGAGTGTGATTAA
- the gloA gene encoding lactoylglutathione lyase has translation MRILHTMLRVGDLDKSIDFYVNRLGMNLLRKKDYPHGKFTLAFVGYGSEKENTVIELTYNWGKKSEDYELGDKYGHIAIGVKDIHLICQGLENNGCKITTKPKTMKNSATVLAFVEDPDGYKIELIERD, from the coding sequence ATGCGTATTCTACATACAATGTTGAGAGTTGGAGATTTAGATAAATCCATTGATTTCTACGTCAATAGATTAGGAATGAATTTATTAAGAAAAAAGGATTACCCTCATGGAAAATTCACATTGGCATTTGTTGGTTACGGCTCAGAAAAAGAAAACACCGTAATTGAATTAACTTATAACTGGGGCAAAAAGTCTGAAGACTATGAGCTTGGAGATAAATATGGTCATATAGCTATTGGAGTAAAAGATATTCATCTAATTTGCCAAGGATTAGAAAATAATGGCTGTAAAATAACAACCAAACCTAAAACAATGAAAAACAGTGCTACTGTCTTGGCTTTTGTTGAGGATCCTGATGGTTATAAAATTGAACTTATTGAAAGAGATTAA
- a CDS encoding homoserine O-succinyltransferase, which yields MALIIPSNYHKISDVEKNHISWIEPELAKRQDIRPLRIGILNIMPLGKQYEFNLLHPLGLSPLQIEPVWIKLKTHSYKTWDLNHLNNLYITWEEANNPEPLDGIIITGAPIEHLAFEEVKYWDEFVKIVNEARNSCASTLGLCWAGFALAYLAGVDKKVFDRKLFGVFPLKSLVPGHPLMGTQDDEFICPQSRFAGLPDLEMEKAQKEGKLNLLAYGENVGYTIFESNDQKQLMHLGHPEYTVHRIISEIERDKEKGDVPPPKNFDPNSSKTAWRSHRNLLFQQWLWFCYQQVSLN from the coding sequence TTGGCTTTAATAATTCCTAGTAACTATCACAAGATTAGTGATGTTGAGAAAAATCATATATCTTGGATCGAACCAGAATTGGCAAAAAGACAGGATATACGTCCTCTTAGGATTGGTATTTTAAATATCATGCCTCTAGGCAAGCAGTATGAATTTAACTTGCTACATCCACTTGGTTTATCTCCCCTTCAAATTGAGCCAGTTTGGATAAAGCTTAAAACTCACTCTTATAAAACATGGGATCTTAATCATCTGAATAATCTATATATTACTTGGGAAGAAGCAAATAATCCAGAACCGTTAGATGGAATCATTATTACTGGAGCACCTATTGAACACCTAGCCTTTGAGGAGGTTAAGTATTGGGATGAATTTGTAAAAATTGTAAATGAAGCCAGAAATTCTTGTGCGAGTACTCTTGGATTATGTTGGGCTGGCTTTGCGCTAGCTTATTTGGCAGGGGTTGATAAGAAAGTTTTTGATAGGAAATTATTTGGGGTATTCCCTTTAAAAAGTCTTGTTCCTGGACACCCTTTGATGGGTACACAAGATGATGAATTTATTTGTCCTCAAAGTAGATTTGCGGGATTACCAGATTTGGAAATGGAGAAAGCCCAAAAAGAGGGGAAATTGAATTTGTTGGCTTATGGAGAAAACGTTGGATATACAATATTTGAATCTAATGATCAAAAACAACTTATGCATTTAGGTCATCCTGAATATACGGTGCATAGAATTATTAGTGAAATTGAAAGAGACAAAGAAAAGGGAGATGTTCCTCCTCCTAAAAATTTTGATCCAAATAGTTCAAAAACCGCTTGGAGGTCTCATAGGAATTTGCTTTTTCAACAATGGCTTTGGTTCTGTTATCAACAAGTTAGTCTTAATTAA
- a CDS encoding Tic20 family protein — protein MNKIFQRLSSVFLYTLPLKASIPFGYYLFYKYSFLKILLLITFPIAIIEKSLPFGSFLLFIILFAGLARNSKVPYFVRYNACQALLIDIALIIISYLLRIFPIVELGSIIFIFTLCIFIYSISKCIYGVEPEIPLISKSVRMQI, from the coding sequence TTGAATAAGATATTCCAGAGACTCTCATCAGTATTTTTGTATACTTTGCCATTAAAGGCATCAATACCTTTTGGATATTATTTGTTCTATAAATATTCTTTTTTAAAAATACTATTATTAATAACTTTCCCGATAGCAATAATTGAAAAATCTTTGCCTTTTGGAAGTTTTTTATTATTTATAATTTTGTTTGCTGGATTAGCAAGAAACTCAAAAGTACCTTATTTTGTTAGATATAACGCATGCCAAGCATTGCTTATTGATATTGCTTTGATAATAATTTCATATCTATTGAGAATATTTCCCATAGTTGAATTGGGCTCAATTATTTTTATATTTACATTATGTATTTTTATTTATTCGATTTCTAAATGTATTTATGGAGTTGAACCTGAAATACCCTTAATTAGTAAATCTGTGAGAATGCAAATTTAA
- a CDS encoding SulP family inorganic anion transporter — MSNFSRYLSKNWLDDPKSNILSGLVVAFAMIPEAIAFSGIAGVDPKVGLFGAFCLSITIAIVGGRRGMITSATGSTALLMTGLVAYGESQAPGLGVPYLIAAGILTGIFQIIWGYLRLAYQMRFVPTGVLSGFVNALALLIFQAQLPQLGIGIKESNGLIEQTLSQYPVNSQIPVVWILVILGLIIIYGLPKITKVVPSQLIAIVVITLISIFLNLDVPTVSDLGKLPDGLPSISLPFGSIENGKVPFSLETLGIILPTSLAISLVGLMETFLTQDILDDVTDTNSNKNKEARGQGISNIVASLFGGMAGCALVGQSVMNTENGGKSRLSTLSSGISLLIMIILLKSWIGAIPMAALVAIMITIAISTADINGLKNIRKIPKSDTAVMLMTFAVTMLTKPHNLALGVIAGVSLAAILFSRKVAKVITVSRAKENNLTTYKVKGQLFFVSKIYFLQGFDIHEHPENILIDMSLAHIWDQSGVVALEQIIRKFQNGGSKVEIVGLNKESLNLFERLGGMESAH; from the coding sequence ATGTCAAATTTCTCAAGATATTTATCTAAAAATTGGTTAGATGATCCAAAGTCAAATATTCTCTCAGGCTTAGTTGTTGCTTTTGCAATGATCCCAGAAGCAATTGCTTTTTCAGGTATAGCTGGTGTAGATCCTAAAGTTGGCCTTTTTGGTGCATTTTGCTTATCCATAACAATTGCGATTGTTGGAGGGAGAAGGGGGATGATCACTTCAGCTACAGGTTCAACAGCTCTTTTGATGACTGGACTTGTTGCTTATGGAGAATCACAAGCTCCTGGATTAGGAGTCCCATATCTTATTGCAGCTGGAATATTAACTGGAATTTTCCAAATTATTTGGGGGTATTTAAGACTTGCCTACCAAATGCGATTCGTGCCTACGGGAGTATTAAGTGGATTTGTAAATGCACTAGCGCTTTTAATATTTCAGGCACAACTACCTCAGTTAGGAATAGGTATTAAAGAATCAAATGGATTAATTGAACAAACTTTGAGTCAGTATCCAGTTAACTCTCAGATCCCAGTAGTTTGGATTCTTGTAATCCTAGGATTAATAATTATCTATGGGCTTCCAAAAATCACAAAAGTAGTCCCATCTCAACTTATCGCGATAGTAGTAATTACTCTCATAAGCATATTCTTGAATCTAGATGTCCCAACAGTTAGCGATTTGGGTAAGTTACCTGATGGATTACCAAGTATTTCTCTTCCTTTTGGATCAATAGAAAATGGAAAAGTACCTTTTAGTCTAGAAACATTAGGAATTATTTTACCGACTTCACTCGCAATATCTCTCGTAGGTTTAATGGAAACCTTTTTAACTCAAGACATTTTAGACGATGTAACTGATACAAATTCTAATAAAAATAAAGAAGCAAGAGGGCAGGGAATATCAAATATTGTCGCATCCTTATTTGGTGGAATGGCAGGATGTGCCTTAGTTGGGCAATCTGTTATGAATACTGAAAATGGAGGTAAATCCAGATTATCAACTCTCTCCTCAGGTATATCTCTACTAATTATGATTATCCTCTTGAAGTCTTGGATTGGAGCAATACCAATGGCTGCTTTAGTAGCAATCATGATAACTATCGCAATAAGTACAGCAGATATAAATGGATTAAAAAATATTAGAAAGATACCTAAAAGTGATACTGCAGTAATGCTTATGACTTTTGCGGTTACAATGCTGACAAAACCTCATAATCTTGCACTTGGAGTTATTGCTGGAGTTTCATTAGCTGCAATTCTTTTCAGCAGAAAAGTCGCAAAAGTTATAACTGTCTCAAGAGCTAAAGAAAATAATCTGACTACCTACAAAGTAAAAGGACAATTATTTTTTGTAAGTAAAATTTATTTCTTACAAGGATTTGATATTCATGAACATCCAGAAAATATTTTAATTGATATGTCTTTAGCTCATATTTGGGATCAAAGTGGCGTTGTTGCTCTTGAGCAAATTATTAGAAAGTTCCAGAATGGGGGTTCTAAAGTTGAAATTGTAGGATTAAATAAAGAAAGTCTTAACTTATTTGAAAGACTAGGTGGTATGGAAAGCGCTCATTAA
- a CDS encoding GMC oxidoreductase yields the protein MDISPYDAIVVGSGATGGIAALTLAEQGIKVLVIEAGHQIKRHEASNHEPKSTLKRLSGLITKKHANQCQHPGYWKNNPDLYSNELKHPYDFPKKKPFLWTQGKQYGGRSLTWGGITLRLSSDDFHPAKNDGFGPNWPISYEEISPHYDFIENFCGIYGRKDDIKEVPNGKYIGEIPLTENENVFGSKVKSKLNYPFIQSRGFDRNSSVKEKNWPKSSSVGSSLKKALDTGNVQIISNYLVESFEINKITELASKLTIVNLENGHKEVLDCDLVLLCASTISTLRILLNSEYKSNSSGFKDNSGKLGKYLMDHISICRFFSVPKAKNSDKSLDNTPDLSGAGSFFIPFGSNLPEIDGIYFHRGYGIWGAIDRLGIPKFLQKDANKSIGFLIAHGEVLPREKNSVSLSKKTDEWGIPIPYIEFEWSENELNMAKHMEKTIQKSVKAANGEIKNIDELMNIPLVSLFTKNLTALSDSPPPPGYYIHEVGGAPMGTNEENSVVDKFNRLWRCKNVLVLDGACWPTSSWQSPTLTMMALSRRACLNIKKT from the coding sequence TTGGATATAAGTCCTTATGATGCAATTGTTGTTGGTTCTGGAGCTACAGGCGGAATAGCAGCACTTACATTGGCAGAACAAGGGATCAAAGTTTTAGTAATAGAAGCAGGGCATCAAATTAAAAGGCATGAAGCTAGTAATCATGAGCCAAAAAGTACATTAAAAAGATTATCAGGACTCATAACAAAAAAACATGCCAATCAGTGCCAACATCCTGGTTATTGGAAAAATAATCCTGACTTATATTCAAATGAATTGAAGCATCCTTATGACTTCCCAAAAAAAAAGCCATTTCTTTGGACACAAGGTAAACAATATGGGGGGAGATCATTAACTTGGGGAGGTATAACATTAAGACTTTCCTCAGACGACTTTCATCCGGCTAAAAATGACGGATTCGGACCAAACTGGCCTATTTCATACGAAGAAATTTCCCCGCACTACGATTTTATTGAAAATTTCTGCGGAATTTATGGACGAAAAGATGATATCAAGGAGGTCCCAAACGGTAAGTATATTGGTGAAATTCCTCTTACAGAAAACGAAAATGTTTTTGGCAGCAAAGTTAAATCAAAATTAAACTATCCATTTATCCAATCAAGAGGATTTGACCGTAATTCATCTGTAAAAGAAAAAAACTGGCCCAAATCCTCTAGCGTAGGAAGCTCTTTAAAAAAAGCTTTAGATACTGGAAATGTACAAATAATCTCTAATTACCTAGTGGAGTCTTTTGAGATTAACAAGATAACAGAGCTTGCCTCAAAACTAACGATTGTAAACCTAGAAAATGGACACAAAGAAGTATTGGATTGTGATTTGGTTCTTCTTTGCGCATCAACAATTTCAACACTGAGAATACTACTGAACTCAGAATACAAATCAAATTCCTCAGGGTTTAAGGATAATTCTGGGAAATTAGGTAAATACCTAATGGATCACATATCTATCTGTAGATTTTTTTCAGTCCCAAAAGCAAAAAACTCAGATAAATCATTAGATAATACTCCCGATCTTTCTGGAGCAGGCAGCTTCTTTATTCCATTTGGTTCAAATTTACCAGAAATTGACGGCATATATTTCCATAGAGGTTATGGAATCTGGGGGGCAATTGATAGATTAGGGATACCTAAATTTTTACAAAAAGACGCAAACAAATCCATTGGCTTTCTTATCGCCCATGGCGAAGTCCTTCCTAGAGAGAAAAACTCAGTTTCTCTATCAAAAAAAACAGATGAATGGGGCATCCCAATTCCATACATTGAATTCGAATGGAGCGAGAATGAGTTAAATATGGCAAAACATATGGAAAAAACAATACAAAAATCAGTCAAAGCTGCAAATGGAGAAATAAAAAATATTGATGAACTAATGAATATTCCATTAGTGAGTTTATTTACAAAAAATTTGACCGCACTTTCAGATAGTCCTCCTCCACCAGGATATTACATACATGAAGTAGGAGGCGCACCAATGGGAACAAATGAAGAAAATAGCGTAGTTGATAAATTTAATAGATTATGGAGATGTAAGAATGTACTTGTACTAGATGGAGCATGCTGGCCCACATCATCTTGGCAAAGTCCCACACTTACAATGATGGCCTTGAGTAGAAGAGCCTGTTTAAATATTAAAAAGACTTAG
- a CDS encoding VHS domain-containing protein, producing MPSNWSKIRDEWLDRTAVAKDDAKWALEALINSEEELFEIEQKIKNKEDAVSKVKFLKKKVKETISSKEISLDDIALNTSNSNKVQISVPSNLTYLLKVWAAAEGRDLSSVAFQCLETGIREMKSKGSIPSIAVNRYDSACQKRIALAEVNNLLEKYELAQDEIK from the coding sequence ATGCCTAGTAATTGGTCAAAAATAAGAGATGAATGGCTTGATAGAACCGCGGTTGCTAAAGATGATGCTAAATGGGCATTAGAAGCTTTAATTAATTCTGAAGAAGAGTTATTTGAAATAGAACAAAAAATAAAGAATAAAGAGGACGCTGTAAGCAAAGTAAAATTTTTGAAGAAAAAGGTTAAAGAAACTATTTCCTCTAAAGAAATTAGTCTCGATGATATTGCATTAAATACTTCAAATTCAAACAAAGTACAGATCTCAGTGCCATCAAATCTTACTTATCTTTTGAAAGTTTGGGCAGCAGCAGAAGGAAGAGATCTATCAAGTGTTGCTTTTCAATGTTTAGAAACTGGTATAAGGGAAATGAAAAGCAAAGGTTCAATACCTTCAATAGCAGTAAATAGATATGACTCGGCCTGTCAAAAGAGGATTGCACTAGCAGAAGTAAACAATCTATTGGAGAAATACGAATTAGCTCAGGATGAAATCAAATAA
- a CDS encoding S41 family peptidase, which yields MKRLLFPLISALTLSTAVHAGISDELHKKCLEARDYAGCVTTNKNLSHRKDKEITGIGIRLFLNSDTAELTIQSVINDSPAASADIKPNDVIIKIDGKSTRGMGITEAVSLIKGPKDKPIKLVLLRVNEAGKKEKINVQLVRDTFKVPNKFYEGNLRRQLEFFFPENLKEIFPENELSPNQKKGTSI from the coding sequence ATGAAAAGACTGCTATTCCCACTAATATCGGCACTAACCTTATCTACTGCTGTTCATGCTGGAATATCTGATGAATTACATAAAAAATGTTTAGAAGCACGAGATTATGCAGGTTGTGTGACAACCAATAAAAATCTATCTCACAGAAAAGATAAGGAAATAACAGGGATTGGAATAAGGCTCTTTCTTAATAGTGATACTGCTGAATTAACTATTCAATCTGTAATAAATGATTCTCCTGCTGCCTCCGCTGACATTAAACCAAATGATGTAATTATCAAAATAGATGGGAAATCTACGAGAGGAATGGGTATAACAGAAGCAGTTTCTCTCATAAAAGGACCAAAAGATAAGCCAATTAAGTTAGTCTTATTAAGAGTAAATGAGGCAGGTAAAAAGGAAAAAATAAATGTTCAATTAGTAAGAGATACTTTTAAAGTTCCAAACAAATTTTATGAAGGTAATTTAAGGAGACAATTGGAGTTTTTCTTTCCAGAAAATTTAAAAGAAATTTTTCCAGAAAATGAACTTTCCCCAAATCAAAAAAAAGGAACCTCAATTTAA
- a CDS encoding FAD-binding oxidoreductase translates to MKNNNNLLEVPNINSKDAKFKKLIYDVDESLFNEDNYSCEKFEHLCVCSGGTTSSCAKNGFTTLDLRKNHSKIHLDRKTNLVTIGGGVIMGDLLNHLQKYNRSFPIGLSKLPGAGYILTGGVSPLSRTYGLAIDNIESIKGFLGNGTFISLKKNQINTEEQLIWEGIKGAAPFFSIITEIELKTIQSNSIKVIEGFVNLNELTEIIKLSEEFPENISLQWIYAQKIYIYIFAELKNNLEDKRTEECLMLLDKFPSLEKQFYENFNKINFFPKELNLYELNANNHSEVISLLGEDLKNDIPIFIKCLDEIMDNKPNNSCYIASQQLGCKTKKLNHGSSFFVHRKSTWKPWIYASWKKNDLQEKEVALEWIYKSWSKLKKFYPNIHLAQLHNHLNSHDEEITLAFGDRMNELKTLKNIFDPQGILPPL, encoded by the coding sequence GTGAAAAATAATAATAACTTGCTTGAAGTTCCAAATATCAACTCAAAGGATGCAAAATTTAAGAAATTAATTTATGACGTCGACGAATCATTATTTAATGAGGATAACTATTCTTGCGAAAAATTCGAGCACCTTTGCGTGTGTAGTGGAGGTACAACTTCTAGCTGTGCAAAAAATGGTTTTACAACTCTTGATCTAAGAAAAAATCACAGCAAAATTCATCTAGATAGAAAAACCAATTTAGTAACAATTGGAGGTGGAGTAATAATGGGGGATCTATTAAATCATTTACAAAAATATAATCGAAGTTTTCCAATCGGACTTTCTAAACTTCCCGGAGCAGGCTATATACTAACTGGTGGAGTAAGTCCGCTCAGTAGAACCTATGGATTAGCCATTGATAATATTGAATCAATAAAAGGTTTCTTGGGTAATGGCACATTTATTTCTTTAAAAAAAAATCAAATAAATACCGAAGAACAATTAATTTGGGAAGGAATTAAAGGCGCAGCACCCTTCTTTTCAATTATTACCGAAATAGAACTTAAGACTATCCAATCTAATTCAATTAAGGTTATTGAAGGATTTGTAAATCTAAATGAACTTACAGAAATAATAAAACTATCAGAGGAATTTCCAGAAAATATTAGTCTTCAATGGATTTATGCCCAAAAAATTTACATATATATTTTTGCTGAACTCAAAAATAATTTAGAGGATAAAAGAACAGAAGAATGTCTGATGCTTCTAGACAAATTCCCTAGTCTAGAAAAACAATTTTATGAAAACTTTAACAAAATAAATTTCTTCCCTAAGGAATTGAATTTATATGAGCTGAATGCAAATAACCATTCTGAGGTAATTAGTCTTCTTGGAGAAGATTTAAAAAATGATATCCCAATTTTCATAAAATGTTTGGATGAAATAATGGATAATAAACCTAATAATTCCTGTTACATTGCTTCTCAACAATTAGGTTGCAAAACTAAAAAGTTAAATCATGGCTCAAGCTTTTTTGTTCATAGAAAAAGCACTTGGAAACCATGGATATATGCATCATGGAAAAAAAATGATCTTCAAGAAAAAGAGGTCGCTTTGGAATGGATTTATAAATCGTGGAGCAAGCTAAAAAAGTTTTATCCAAATATTCACTTAGCCCAATTGCATAATCATTTGAATTCTCATGATGAAGAAATTACATTAGCCTTTGGAGATAGAATGAATGAATTAAAAACTTTAAAGAATATTTTTGACCCACAAGGTATTTTGCCTCCTTTATGA
- a CDS encoding DUF2811 domain-containing protein produces MDQISQTNLTDKKLVECSSDKVSLETELSETLYNTMKDFVLSNPTWDQYKLINSALATFLVQNGCTDNSVSEIYLNQLFKPSKSF; encoded by the coding sequence ATGGATCAAATCAGCCAAACAAATTTAACTGATAAGAAACTCGTAGAGTGCTCTTCAGATAAAGTCTCATTAGAAACAGAGCTTTCAGAAACTCTTTATAACACTATGAAAGATTTCGTATTAAGTAACCCGACTTGGGATCAATACAAGCTTATAAATTCAGCATTAGCTACTTTTCTCGTTCAAAACGGATGTACAGATAATTCTGTCTCAGAGATTTATTTAAATCAATTATTTAAACCTTCTAAGTCTTTTTAA
- a CDS encoding DUF3764 family protein — translation MSCLVTSVFTFKIESTFDEWAAIFDSAEADKRHSEFDIKPLFRGVSKDDPQRIIVIHQAPEGNVQKFVEANGDWMATHRVDLSTMEESSWTASLTKEDCCD, via the coding sequence ATGTCTTGTTTAGTTACCTCCGTGTTTACTTTTAAAATTGAAAGTACTTTCGATGAATGGGCTGCAATATTTGATAGTGCAGAAGCAGATAAAAGGCATTCAGAATTTGATATTAAGCCGCTTTTCAGAGGAGTAAGCAAGGATGATCCTCAAAGAATAATTGTTATTCATCAAGCTCCAGAAGGTAATGTTCAAAAGTTTGTTGAAGCAAATGGTGACTGGATGGCAACTCATAGAGTTGACTTATCAACAATGGAGGAATCCTCTTGGACTGCTTCATTAACAAAGGAAGATTGTTGTGATTAA